A DNA window from Phoenix dactylifera cultivar Barhee BC4 chromosome 13, palm_55x_up_171113_PBpolish2nd_filt_p, whole genome shotgun sequence contains the following coding sequences:
- the LOC120112828 gene encoding BI1-like protein produces MGEMYGYASVEKAAAGDLEAGTLYPGLSRGESELRWGFVRKVYGILAAQLVLTTVVSAATVLNASINNLLTGSSGLALGFAILPLFLMFPLYHYQQKHPLNFIFLGLFTVCLSLSVGVACANTQGRIVLEALVLTSAVVLSLTGYTFWASKKGKDFSYLGPILFAGLLVLLLTSFIQIFFPLGSTSVAIFGGLGAIIFSAFLVYDTDNLIKRYTYDEYIWASVVLYLDILNLFLSLLNLLRGMQSDG; encoded by the exons ATGGGAGAGATGTACGGGTACGCGAGCGTGGAgaaggcggcggcgggggaCTTGGAGGCCGGGACGCTGTACCCGGGCCTCTCCCGCGGCGAGAGCGAGCTCCGGTGGGGCTTCGTCCGCAAGGTCTACGGCATCCTCGCCGCCCAGCTCGTCCTCACTACTGTCGTGTCTGCTGCTACTGTCCTCAATGCCTCCATCAATAACCTCCTCACCGGAAGCTCTGGCCTCGCCCTTGGTTTTGCCATCCTTCCGCTCTTCC TGATGTTCCCACTGTATCATTATCAACAAAAGCACCCACTGAATTTCATATTTCTTGGGCTGTTCACTGTGTGCCTAAGCTTGAGTGTGGGTGTGGCTTGTGCAAATACCCAAG GTAGAATTGTGCTCGAGGCATTGGTTTTAACTTCAGCTGTTGTTTTGTCCTTAACTGGCTATACTTTCTGGGCTTCGAAGAAGGGCAAGGACTTTAGCTATCTTGGACCCATTTTATTTGCcggtcttcttgttcttcttcttacgAGCTTTATCCag ATATTCTTTCCACTTGGGTCCACATCAGTTGCTATCTTTGGCGGGCTCGGAGCTATCATATTCTCTGCTTTTCTTGTCTATGACACTGACAACTTGATAAAGCGCTACACCTATGATGAGTACATATGGGCATCAGTTGTTCTCTACCTAGACATCCTCAACCTGTTCCTTTCCCTTCTGAACTTGCTGAGAGGCATGCAGTCAGATGGGTAG